Proteins from a single region of Numenius arquata chromosome Z, bNumArq3.hap1.1, whole genome shotgun sequence:
- the RASEF gene encoding ras and EF-hand domain-containing protein, with product MDPEAAGDELSRLRALFVACDASGSGRIEREDFAALCAELRVRPAEAEDIFQRLDSDRDGAITFPEFARGFRGATRRRPGGGETEGEEEEEAAAAWTAAGIEQPWRDFEVRLGDEARYIPRQEQVSVLYQNIHIAEPRLIQPYEHVIKNFIREIKLQSTEMETLAIAVKRAQDKAAVQLSELEEEMEQRIQAAEHKVKKEEKQKAEEALNELKRQYDTEVGDLQVTIKKLKKLEEQSKNVNHREDVIELKKRMHDMLLENQKLKKDLLEAQTNIAFLQSELDSLKSEYADQTLNTERDLEMIREYTEDRDNLERQIEILQSANRKLHDSNDGLRSALENSFSKYNRSLRLANTSPGSTISRSSPKFNGGQSPLNPRYDRSSHSSCVDEDYDSLALCDPMQRINCEVDSLPESCFDSGLSTLRDSNEYDSEVEYRHQRTFQRSQCMQESFGGDASDTDVPEIRDEEAYSPDNSSTVLDWKPSRPVSRSSSVASTRKYISALTPQSDASECTLKYPSSEKAYKIVLAGDAAVGKSSFLMRLCKNEFRGNTSATLGVDFQMKRLIVDGEPTVLQLWDTAGQERFRSIAKSYFRRADGVLLLYDVTCEKSFLNVREWVDMIEDATHENIPIMMVGNKADLRQAVTEQGQKCVPINYGEKLAMTYNALFCETSAKDGSNIVEAVLHLAREVRKRSDNQDDTRSVTSLAGTPVRKSALTKNCCNV from the exons ATGGATCCCGAGGCGGCGGGGGACGAGCTGTCCCGCCTGCGCGCCCTCTTCGTGGCCTGCGACGCCAGCGGCTCGGGCCGCATCGAGCGGGAGGACTTCGCGGCGCTCTGCGCCGAGCTGCGGGTGCGGCCGGCCGAGGCCGAGGACATCTTCCAGCGCCTCGACAGCGACCGCGACGGGGCCATCACCTTCCCGGAGTTTGCCCGCGGCTTCCGCGGCGCCAcccggcggcggcccggcggcggcgagacggagggggaagaggaggaggaggcggcggcggcgtggACCGCCGCGGGGATAGAGCAGCCCTGGCGGGACTTCGAGGTGCGGCTTGGGGACGAGGCGAGGTACATCCCCAG ACAAGAACAGGTCAGTGTTCTGTATCAGAACATACACATAGCGGAACCAAGATTAATCCAGCCGTACGAACATGTCATTAAGAACTTCATCCGAGAGATCAAGCTTCAAAGCACAGAGATGGAAACTTTGGCCATCGCGGTAAAAAG aGCTCAGGATAAAGCAGCAGTTCAGCTCAGtgagctggaggaagagatggaacaACGGATACAGGCTGCAGAGCACAAAGTTAAAAAAGAG GAGAAGCAAAAAGCTGAAGAGGCACTAAATGAGCTGAAGCGCCAGTATGATACTGAAGTTGGGGATCTTCAAGTGACaataaaaaaacttaaaaag TTGGAGGAGCAATCCAAAAACGTAAATCACAGGGAAGATgtgattgaattaaaaaaaagaatgcatgatATGTTGCTG gaaaatcagAAACTTAAGAAAGATCTTTTAGAAGCACAAACAAATATAGCTTTTCTACAGAGTGAATTAGATAGCTTGAAAAGCGAGTATGCAGATCAGACTTTGAACACTGAGAG agacctAGAAATGATTCGAGAATATACTGAAGACAGAGATAATCTGGAACGACAAATTGAAATACTTCA GTCAGCTAATAGGAAGCTACATGACAGCAACGATGGTTTAAGAAGCGCACTTGAAAACAGTTTCAGCAAGTACAACAGATCATTG AGGTTAGCAAACACCTCACCAGGAAGTACCATTTCTAGAAGCAGTCCTAAATTTAATGGTGGACAGTCTCCCCTAAACCCACGGTATGATAG ATCATCTCATTCTTCTTGTGTGGATGAAGACTATGATTCTTTAGCCCTTTGTGATCCTATGCAAAGGATAAACTGTGAAGTTGACAGCTTACCTGAGAGCTGTTTTGACAGTGGTTTGTCTACCCTGAGAGATTCAAATGAGTATGATTCAGAAGTGGAATACAGGCATCAAAGGACTTTTCAAAGGTCACAGTGTATGCAAGAAAGCTTTGGTGGTGATGCTTCTGATACAGAT GTTCCAGAGATCAGGGATGAAGAGGCATACAGTCCTGATAACAGCAGTACAGTATTAGACTGGAAGCCCTCACGACCAGTAAGTCGAAGCAGCTCAGTTGCTTCAACAAGGAAATACATATCTGCTCTCACCCCTCAG TCAGATGCAAGTGAGTGTACTCTGAAATACCCCAGTTCGGAGAAGGCTTACAAGATTGTTCTCGCCGGAGACGCAGCAGTGGGAAAATCCAGTTTCCTCATGAGACTTTGCAAGAATGAGTTTCGAGGAAACACCAGTGCAACCCTGG GTGtggattttcaaatgaaaagactAATTGTTGATGGAGAACCTACTGTGCTACAACTGTGGGACACAGCTGGGCAGGAGAG attcCGAAGTATTGCTAAATCATACTTCAGAAGAGCGGATGGTGTCTTACTGCTGTATGACGTAACATGTGAAAAAAGCTTTCTTAATGTGCGAGAATGGGTGGATATGATTGAG GATGCAACTCATGAGAATATTCCGATTATGATGGTGGGAAACAAAGCAGATCTCCGTCAAGCTGTTACAGAACAAGGGCAAAAATGTGTGCCTATAAACTATGGAGAAAAGCTGGCTATG ACTTATAATGCACTATTCTGTGAAACAAGTGCTAAAGACGGATCTAATATTGTAGAAGCAGTTCTTCATCTTGCTCG CGAAGTGCGAAAACGAAGTGATAATCAAGATGATACAAGGTCAGTAACCAGCCTGGCTGGGACACCTGTCAGAAAATCGGCACTCACGAAAAACTGTTGCAATGTTTAA